One window from the genome of candidate division WOR-3 bacterium encodes:
- a CDS encoding tetratricopeptide repeat protein translates to MVNHIAAAVFFYVMLSLGAAPAPAAGTRYARARYWLLNWHLGPAYLDSCAAVLAPAVGCGAEREERLELRARLLMVKGDRESSPASRAGWYASARAAAETLRALNERNPSGHVWWAVAQGRILELQGMVAAARGAAAVRRENERALELDRDCALAGFALGRMYEALPGLLGGGAKKAEVRYRRALASDSNYTIIRLALARVLVRLGRCEEARAELGRLLATASPSNPAEAALEDRPTATALLDSLGGSEPARAGN, encoded by the coding sequence GTGGTCAACCATATCGCCGCGGCGGTGTTCTTCTATGTCATGCTTTCGCTGGGCGCCGCCCCGGCGCCTGCCGCCGGAACCAGATACGCCCGGGCGCGCTACTGGCTGCTCAACTGGCACCTGGGACCGGCGTATCTCGATTCCTGTGCTGCCGTTCTCGCGCCAGCCGTCGGCTGCGGAGCGGAGCGGGAAGAGAGGCTCGAGCTCCGCGCCCGGCTGCTGATGGTGAAGGGCGACCGAGAGTCGAGTCCGGCGTCGAGGGCCGGCTGGTATGCCTCCGCGCGCGCAGCGGCCGAGACCTTGCGCGCGCTGAACGAGCGAAATCCCTCCGGGCACGTCTGGTGGGCAGTGGCGCAGGGGAGAATCCTCGAACTGCAGGGGATGGTTGCAGCGGCGAGGGGCGCGGCAGCGGTGCGGCGGGAAAACGAGCGGGCGCTGGAGCTCGATCGCGACTGCGCGCTGGCCGGCTTCGCGCTCGGGCGGATGTATGAGGCACTTCCCGGCCTGCTCGGCGGCGGAGCGAAGAAGGCTGAGGTCCGGTACCGACGCGCGCTCGCCAGCGACTCGAACTACACTATCATCCGGCTGGCATTGGCCCGGGTGCTGGTGAGGCTGGGCCGCTGCGAAGAGGCGAGGGCAGAACTGGGACGGCTGCTCGCGACGGCCAGTCCGTCCAACCCGGCCGAAGCAGCGTTGGAAGACCGTCCGACAGCAACAGCGCTGCTGGATTCGCTCGGCGGCAGCGAGCCGGCCCGGGCGGGCAACTAG